The Cellulomonas sp. S1-8 genome has a window encoding:
- a CDS encoding type II toxin-antitoxin system VapC family toxin → MIVDTSAVVAILLGEPGADELVRSVLADPRPRMSAPTFVELSAVVAQKGAPQQRRRVESLLERLGIEVVAMTPEHARIAADAYRELGRGSGHPARLNLGDCFSYALATEQDEPLLFVGDDFSHTDLRPARARD, encoded by the coding sequence CGACACCTCGGCCGTCGTCGCGATCCTCCTGGGAGAGCCGGGTGCCGACGAGCTCGTTCGCTCGGTCCTGGCCGACCCGCGCCCGCGCATGTCAGCGCCGACGTTCGTCGAGCTCTCGGCGGTCGTGGCCCAGAAGGGCGCGCCCCAGCAGCGCCGGCGCGTCGAGTCCCTGCTCGAGCGGCTCGGCATCGAGGTGGTCGCGATGACGCCCGAGCACGCCCGGATCGCGGCCGACGCGTACCGCGAGCTCGGCCGTGGCAGCGGGCACCCCGCCCGCCTGAACCTCGGCGACTGCTTCTCCTACGCCCTGGCCACCGAGCAGGACGAGCCGCTGCTGTTCGTCGGCGACGACTTCTCCCACACGGACCTGCGTCCCGCCCGGGCACGGGACTGA
- the trmB gene encoding tRNA (guanosine(46)-N7)-methyltransferase TrmB, translating to MPPPDDVFTHRASRPHEPLRTFHPRRTALGTDRTDALERLFPRWGFSVDDARLPPPRTPDGLLDTVALFGRAAPLVVEIGSGMGDATAAMAAADPDRDWLAVEAHQPGVAALLLLVEREGLTNVRVAHGDALRLLRADVAPGSLDAVHAYFPDPWPKARHHKRRLVQPTHVALLRDRLRVGGTLHVATDWADYARQMADVLGGDPDLDGGVVRRPDHRPVTRFEERGRALGHDVTDVIVRRVR from the coding sequence GTGCCACCCCCGGACGACGTGTTCACCCACCGCGCGTCGCGACCCCACGAGCCGCTGCGCACGTTCCACCCGCGCCGCACCGCGCTCGGCACGGACCGCACGGACGCGCTCGAGCGCCTCTTCCCCCGGTGGGGCTTCTCGGTCGACGACGCGCGCCTCCCCCCGCCGCGGACGCCCGACGGTCTGCTCGACACGGTCGCGCTGTTCGGCCGGGCGGCCCCGCTGGTCGTCGAGATCGGGTCCGGCATGGGGGACGCGACCGCCGCGATGGCCGCCGCCGACCCCGACCGCGACTGGCTCGCGGTCGAGGCGCACCAGCCGGGCGTCGCGGCGCTGCTGCTGCTGGTCGAGCGGGAGGGCCTCACCAACGTGCGCGTCGCGCACGGCGACGCGCTGCGGCTGCTGCGCGCCGACGTCGCCCCCGGCAGCCTCGACGCCGTGCACGCGTACTTCCCCGACCCGTGGCCCAAGGCCCGCCACCACAAGCGGCGGCTCGTGCAGCCGACGCACGTCGCGCTGCTGCGCGACCGGCTGCGCGTGGGGGGGACCCTGCACGTGGCGACCGACTGGGCGGACTACGCCCGGCAGATGGCCGACGTGCTCGGTGGCGACCCGGACCTCGACGGCGGCGTCGTGCGGCGGCCCGACCACCGGCCCGTCACGCGGTTCGAGGAGCGCGGCCGGGCGCTGGGGCACGACGTCACCGACGTGATCGTGCGGCGCGTGCGATGA
- a CDS encoding glycogen/starch/alpha-glucan phosphorylase, with protein sequence MTENRANGIAPVTAPQHSVEGFVKEFLHELHFGQGVTIDRASVNDQYLALARTVREYLMARWLETLRRQRDAQAKSVAYLSAEYLLGRQLDNALIATDMAEIVEEGLASLGVDLGTLREQEVEPGLGNGGLGRLAACFVDSLATMNVPCIGYGIRYEYGIFRQTFVDGWQVEQADTWLSLGAPWEFPHPETAVTVHFGGATERYTDDDGVERTRWVPAWDVLGVPYNYMVPGYQNGRVNTLRLWSARATRAFDLAIFNSGAYVEAVRAQTFAENISKVLYPEDSTPQGKELRLQQQYFFVACSLRDFVDNVLPEDFDLHNLPDRIIFQLNDTHPVIAVPELMRILVDEQKWDWDEAWAVTQKCFAYTCHTLLPEALEVWPVELLGRLLPRHLEIIYRINDDFLEEVAERFPGDELRLRRMSIIAEYPERSVRMAYLATIAGSKVNGVAALHSQLLRDKVLPDFSEYWPDKFTNVTNGVTPRRFVRLANPALSDLITDAIGPGWLTDLGRLREMEPLADDAEFRVRFREVKAHNKRRLDALLQRRDGITLPGDAMLDVMVKRLHEYKRQTLKVLHIVSQYERIISGELDPTSIPPRVFAFGAKAAPGYKMAKQTIGLINHVGETVNKDARVKGALTVVFPPNYNVTLAETLIPAADLSEQISLAGKEASGTGNMKFALNGALTIGTDDGANVEIRELVGDDNFFLFGLVEPEVEKVVAAGYHPSRYYEENPLLRRAIDRIASGAFAGGDRTVFEPIVSNLLHEDRFLVLADFQSYIDAQDRVDAAYVDTEAWTRSAILNVARSGFFSSDRSMWDYIDRIWHTQPLNGR encoded by the coding sequence GTGACTGAGAACCGTGCCAACGGCATCGCGCCGGTAACTGCCCCCCAGCATTCCGTCGAGGGCTTCGTGAAGGAGTTCCTCCACGAGCTGCACTTCGGGCAGGGGGTCACGATCGACCGCGCGAGCGTGAACGACCAGTACCTGGCGCTCGCCCGCACGGTGCGGGAGTACCTGATGGCGCGTTGGCTCGAGACGCTGCGTCGCCAGCGGGACGCCCAGGCCAAGTCGGTCGCCTACCTGTCGGCCGAGTACCTGCTCGGGCGGCAGCTCGACAACGCGCTCATCGCGACCGACATGGCGGAGATCGTCGAGGAGGGCCTGGCGTCCCTGGGCGTCGACCTCGGGACGCTGCGTGAGCAGGAGGTCGAGCCCGGCCTCGGTAACGGCGGCCTCGGGCGCCTCGCCGCGTGCTTCGTCGACTCCCTCGCGACGATGAACGTCCCCTGCATCGGGTACGGCATCCGGTACGAGTACGGCATCTTCCGTCAGACGTTCGTCGACGGCTGGCAGGTCGAGCAGGCCGACACGTGGCTGTCGCTCGGGGCGCCGTGGGAGTTCCCGCACCCGGAGACCGCGGTCACCGTGCACTTCGGCGGGGCGACCGAGCGGTACACCGACGACGACGGCGTCGAGCGCACCCGGTGGGTCCCCGCGTGGGACGTCCTCGGCGTGCCCTACAACTACATGGTCCCCGGCTACCAGAACGGCCGCGTCAACACGCTGCGGCTGTGGAGCGCCCGGGCCACCCGCGCGTTCGACCTCGCGATCTTCAACTCCGGCGCGTACGTCGAGGCCGTGCGCGCGCAGACGTTCGCGGAGAACATCTCCAAGGTCCTGTACCCGGAGGACTCCACGCCGCAGGGCAAGGAGCTGCGCCTGCAGCAGCAGTACTTCTTCGTGGCGTGCTCCCTGCGCGACTTCGTCGACAACGTCCTCCCCGAGGACTTCGACCTGCACAACCTGCCCGACCGCATCATCTTCCAGCTCAACGACACCCACCCGGTGATCGCCGTGCCGGAGCTCATGCGCATCCTCGTCGACGAGCAGAAGTGGGACTGGGACGAGGCCTGGGCCGTGACCCAGAAGTGCTTCGCGTACACCTGCCACACGCTGCTGCCCGAGGCGCTCGAGGTGTGGCCGGTCGAGCTGCTCGGCCGCCTGCTGCCGCGGCACCTCGAGATCATCTACCGCATCAACGACGACTTCCTCGAGGAGGTCGCCGAGCGCTTCCCCGGGGACGAGCTGCGGCTGCGCCGCATGTCGATCATCGCCGAGTACCCCGAGCGCTCGGTGCGCATGGCGTACCTCGCGACGATCGCCGGGTCGAAGGTCAACGGCGTCGCCGCGCTGCACTCGCAGCTGCTGCGGGACAAGGTGCTGCCCGACTTCTCGGAGTACTGGCCGGACAAGTTCACCAACGTCACCAACGGCGTCACGCCGCGGCGCTTCGTCCGCCTCGCCAACCCGGCCCTGTCGGACCTCATCACCGACGCCATCGGCCCGGGCTGGCTCACGGACCTGGGTCGCCTGCGCGAGATGGAGCCCTTGGCCGACGACGCGGAGTTCCGGGTCAGGTTCCGCGAGGTCAAGGCGCACAACAAGCGCCGGCTCGACGCGCTGCTGCAGCGCCGCGACGGCATCACGCTGCCGGGCGACGCGATGCTCGACGTCATGGTCAAGCGGCTGCACGAGTACAAGCGGCAGACCCTCAAGGTCCTGCACATCGTGTCGCAGTACGAGCGCATCATCAGCGGCGAGCTGGACCCGACGTCGATCCCGCCGCGTGTCTTCGCCTTCGGTGCCAAGGCCGCGCCGGGGTACAAGATGGCCAAGCAGACCATCGGCCTGATCAACCACGTCGGCGAGACGGTGAACAAGGACGCGCGCGTCAAGGGTGCGCTCACCGTCGTCTTCCCGCCCAACTACAACGTCACGCTCGCCGAGACGCTGATCCCGGCGGCGGACCTCTCCGAGCAGATCTCGCTGGCCGGCAAGGAGGCGTCGGGCACGGGCAACATGAAGTTCGCCCTCAACGGCGCGCTGACCATCGGCACCGACGACGGCGCCAACGTCGAGATCCGCGAGCTCGTCGGCGACGACAACTTCTTCCTGTTCGGCCTCGTCGAGCCCGAGGTCGAGAAGGTCGTCGCCGCCGGCTACCACCCGTCGCGGTACTACGAGGAGAACCCCCTGCTGCGCCGGGCGATCGACCGGATCGCGTCGGGGGCGTTCGCCGGCGGCGACCGCACGGTCTTCGAGCCGATCGTGTCGAACCTCCTGCACGAGGACCGGTTCCTCGTCCTGGCGGACTTCCAGTCCTACATCGACGCGCAGGACCGGGTCGACGCGGCGTACGTCGACACCGAGGCGTGGACCCGCTCGGCGATCCTCAACGTCGCACGCAGCGGCTTCTTCTCCTCCGACCGGTCGATGTGGGACTACATCGACCGCATCTGGCACACGCAGCCGCTGAACGGGCGCTGA
- a CDS encoding histidine phosphatase family protein produces MTLTMTLVRHGRTHFNARRILQGRCDSPLTRDGRVGVRTTARHLADTPFTAAWSSPSGRAVATAVELLRHHPEIPLRTDPDLLEYSFGIYEQRPERVLDEVVQWTDLVTDVLAGTHPGLPGGEPGADFMHRTREVFARIAQTQRDGHVLVVGHGLALGAYLAMVDDVGLVPLPNASVTTVEVDPDGTSRITALALDVAGQGHIAARPMRTPTPVPSVA; encoded by the coding sequence ATGACCCTCACCATGACGCTCGTCCGCCACGGCCGCACCCACTTCAACGCCCGCCGCATCCTGCAGGGCCGCTGCGACTCGCCCCTGACGCGCGACGGCCGCGTCGGCGTCCGCACCACCGCACGCCACCTGGCCGACACCCCGTTCACGGCCGCCTGGTCGTCCCCGTCGGGACGTGCCGTCGCGACCGCCGTCGAGCTGCTGCGCCACCACCCCGAGATCCCGCTGCGCACCGACCCCGACCTGCTGGAGTACTCCTTCGGCATCTACGAGCAGCGGCCCGAGCGCGTCCTCGACGAGGTCGTGCAGTGGACCGACCTCGTCACCGACGTCCTCGCCGGCACCCACCCGGGCCTGCCGGGGGGCGAGCCGGGCGCCGACTTCATGCACCGCACGCGCGAGGTGTTCGCGCGCATCGCGCAGACCCAGCGCGACGGGCACGTCCTCGTCGTCGGTCACGGGCTCGCGCTGGGCGCGTACCTCGCGATGGTCGACGACGTCGGCCTCGTGCCCCTGCCCAACGCGTCGGTCACGACGGTCGAGGTGGACCCGGACGGCACGTCCCGCATCACGGCCCTCGCGCTCGACGTCGCCGGCCAGGGCCACATCGCCGCCCGCCCGATGCGCACCCCGACCCCGGTCCCCTCGGTCGCCTGA
- a CDS encoding LysR substrate-binding domain-containing protein, translated as MRLLLVPGTSPDRWARVWRERLPDEPLDVVHGTPADAAAAVLRGDVDAAVLRLPPAGGGAPPSGLPTTTPTTATGWAVVALWTEQSVVVAPQDHVLTVVEEVAVADLAGETVLVPGDDVLGWLPPDVDVVDVPDVPTAADLVVAGQGVLLVPHALARLHDRPGTAVRTVPDAPGSPVVLVWLADREHPHAQELVGIVRGRTVASSRGRGADGRGDEPTTPPRAPRTPRPAQGRTPGRTTGRPPGRTQPRRGR; from the coding sequence ATGAGGCTGCTCCTGGTGCCCGGCACCAGCCCCGACCGGTGGGCGCGCGTGTGGCGCGAGCGCCTGCCCGACGAGCCGCTCGACGTCGTCCACGGCACCCCGGCGGACGCCGCCGCGGCCGTCCTGCGCGGCGACGTCGACGCGGCCGTGCTGCGCCTGCCGCCCGCCGGCGGTGGCGCTCCCCCGTCCGGGCTGCCCACGACGACGCCCACCACCGCCACCGGCTGGGCGGTGGTCGCGCTGTGGACCGAGCAGAGCGTCGTCGTCGCGCCGCAGGACCACGTGCTCACGGTCGTCGAGGAGGTCGCCGTCGCGGACCTCGCGGGCGAGACGGTGCTGGTGCCCGGCGACGACGTGCTCGGCTGGCTGCCGCCGGACGTCGACGTCGTCGACGTGCCCGACGTGCCCACGGCCGCCGACCTCGTCGTCGCCGGCCAGGGCGTGCTGCTCGTGCCCCACGCCCTCGCGCGGCTGCACGACCGCCCGGGCACCGCCGTGCGGACCGTGCCCGACGCCCCCGGCTCCCCCGTCGTGCTGGTGTGGCTCGCCGACCGCGAGCACCCGCACGCGCAGGAGCTCGTCGGGATCGTGCGCGGGCGCACCGTGGCCAGCTCCCGCGGGCGGGGCGCCGACGGGCGGGGCGACGAGCCGACGACGCCGCCACGCGCGCCGCGGACGCCCCGCCCCGCCCAGGGCCGGACGCCGGGACGGACGACGGGCCGCCCACCGGGTCGGACGCAGCCGCGCCGCGGCCGCTGA
- a CDS encoding VOC family protein has protein sequence MTVSASPWPAGVPAWAEITVTELGPTQRFYGGLLGWQLRVGGPETGGYVTATVDGHVVAGLRVAAAPQPAGWCVYLATDDVARCVARAVEASATVVAGPVTVPDMGRAAVLADPTGAVVGLWESGTHTGWELTDAPGAFAWAEQMSNDPVAARRFYTTVFGYEQQDMSAPDFTYTSLSVGGTPAAGIGGYGPGAGDVAAAWTWYVAVEDADAVAPHVAELGGEVVSGPEDTPYGRMLLVRGPSGEVVALLQTTDDDLVA, from the coding sequence ATGACCGTCAGCGCGAGCCCCTGGCCCGCCGGTGTGCCCGCCTGGGCGGAGATCACCGTCACGGAGCTCGGCCCGACGCAGCGGTTCTACGGCGGGCTGCTCGGCTGGCAGCTGCGCGTCGGCGGCCCCGAGACGGGCGGGTACGTCACGGCGACGGTCGACGGGCACGTGGTCGCGGGGCTGCGGGTCGCGGCCGCGCCGCAGCCGGCCGGGTGGTGCGTGTACCTCGCGACGGACGACGTCGCGCGATGCGTGGCACGTGCGGTCGAGGCGAGCGCGACCGTCGTCGCCGGACCTGTCACGGTCCCGGACATGGGCCGGGCGGCGGTGCTGGCCGACCCGACGGGCGCCGTCGTCGGGCTGTGGGAGTCGGGGACGCACACCGGCTGGGAGCTGACCGACGCACCCGGTGCCTTCGCGTGGGCCGAGCAGATGTCGAACGACCCCGTCGCCGCCCGCCGCTTCTACACCACCGTGTTCGGGTACGAGCAGCAGGACATGAGCGCCCCGGACTTCACGTACACGTCCCTGTCCGTCGGCGGGACGCCGGCAGCCGGCATCGGCGGGTACGGCCCGGGCGCGGGTGACGTCGCCGCCGCCTGGACCTGGTACGTCGCGGTGGAGGACGCCGACGCGGTCGCCCCGCACGTCGCCGAGCTGGGGGGCGAGGTCGTGAGCGGACCGGAGGACACCCCGTACGGGCGGATGCTGCTGGTCCGCGGCCCGTCGGGCGAGGTCGTCGCGCTGCTGCAGACCACGGACGACGACCTCGTCGCCTGA
- a CDS encoding alpha/beta hydrolase, producing the protein MADDEDPRPAPGRWDDERTDVLGEQWRARTLHLRPDAVTRRTRVDPVATLVRRVPDADAAPTRGAVLYLHGFIDYFFHPHVGDALAAAGYDTYALDLRDHGRSIRTGRPPNDTTDLAVYAEELDAAVRLLHAEHDVLVLMGHSTGGLTAALWADARRGLGLVDALVLNSPWLDVRGTLFERTLLARAVDVIGRPVPRVKVRTVAPYYGQALHRDTGGEWDFDLAWKPHAGFPVRAGFVRSVRRGHARVARGLEVDVPVIVLASDAAGPHRTAHDALLSTDSVLDPAHMAQRAHRLGPDVTYVEVPGGAHDLALSGPVARERYLHEVTDFLTTRLPAD; encoded by the coding sequence GTGGCCGACGACGAGGACCCCCGCCCGGCCCCTGGCCGGTGGGACGACGAACGCACCGACGTGCTCGGCGAGCAGTGGCGTGCGCGCACGCTGCACCTGCGTCCCGACGCGGTCACGCGCCGCACGCGCGTCGACCCCGTCGCGACGCTGGTCCGCCGCGTCCCGGACGCCGACGCCGCCCCCACCCGCGGTGCCGTGCTGTACCTGCACGGGTTCATCGACTACTTCTTCCACCCGCACGTCGGCGACGCGCTCGCCGCGGCGGGGTACGACACGTACGCGCTCGACCTGCGCGACCACGGCCGCTCGATCCGGACCGGCCGCCCGCCCAACGACACGACCGACCTCGCGGTGTACGCGGAGGAGCTCGACGCGGCCGTCCGGCTGCTGCACGCCGAGCACGACGTGCTCGTCCTGATGGGCCACTCCACCGGCGGCCTGACGGCCGCGCTGTGGGCCGACGCCCGCCGCGGCCTCGGGCTCGTGGACGCCCTCGTGCTCAACTCCCCGTGGCTCGACGTGCGCGGGACGCTCTTCGAGCGCACGCTGCTCGCGCGCGCGGTCGACGTGATCGGTCGGCCCGTGCCGCGTGTCAAGGTCCGCACCGTGGCCCCGTACTACGGCCAGGCGCTGCACCGGGACACCGGCGGCGAGTGGGACTTCGACCTCGCGTGGAAGCCGCACGCCGGTTTCCCCGTCCGCGCCGGCTTCGTGCGCTCGGTGCGCCGCGGGCACGCGCGGGTCGCCCGCGGGCTCGAGGTCGACGTCCCGGTGATCGTGCTCGCGTCGGACGCCGCCGGCCCCCACCGCACGGCGCACGACGCGCTGCTCAGCACGGACTCCGTGCTCGACCCGGCGCACATGGCGCAGCGCGCACACCGGCTGGGACCCGACGTGACGTACGTCGAGGTGCCGGGCGGTGCGCACGACCTCGCGCTGTCCGGCCCCGTCGCCCGCGAGCGCTACCTGCACGAGGTCACCGACTTCCTCACGACCCGCCTGCCGGCGGACTGA